AAGCCAGGAGTATGGAGAGAGATATCTGTGTGTGGGAATGTGTTCAGCCTCCGTGAAACCAGATCAGCTCAGCAGAGGGGGAAAATGGTAAGAACGGAGACCAGCGTTTTATGTAGCATATTTCAGATGGGCACAGACACAAGTGATACAGTTTGGGCCTAAATAGAAGCCAGAATCTGCCTAATTCAGTGCATTTGTCACCTTGTGCAATAAGTTGCATTGACTTATATCTTTCTCTGTGCACACATGAAAGGTTCTTGCTTGACCTGGAAAACTAAATCTGTCTCAGAAATAGTACTAAACTACAGATTGAGAATACTCTCCTCAAATGAGTTGGCAATCTAGTGTGCCCTTCTGTAAGATGTGATCATCATGGTCATGTTTTAAAGAGCATTTCCCTGATTCTCCCTTTTGTGTTCATGCTTTGAAGTTTTCCTATATTTCCCTTCttaaagaatagaaaagaatatttattaaCACATGTCTATGTACCTGgatattcatttctttgtttgcatttttaccTTCCTCTTTGTTTCCAAAGCACTGGTGGTGACACTTTTAGGAGGTGATTAATTTTGGTATGACTTGAGTCTcatagcaaaaataaatgtgcatGAATACTTTATTGGTCCATTTAACTAGGAATGCTGGCAGCTTATTTTTCTTGGGGAGAGCAAAGCCTTGTGCAAAGGTACAGAATCACattgttggaaaggacctacaagatcacctagtccaactgtcctcccattacccTTGATGCCACAGGCCACTTCACCGTGTGTGAATGAAACAGTCTAAAATACAATGGAGGTCTCCACGTAATTTTTTAACGTACACCTTAATCTCTTAAGAAGCTCTTTTCCttaaaagagaaggaagtaGCACTGGGTTGTGTGGAAGTCTTGCATAGGGCACTTATTAGTTGCTTGAAACTTTATCCTGATCTTCCAGCTAAACCTGTATAATGAAAGTGCCTTGTTACTCTTCAAATAATGCTAGGTGGcacctttctcttcctctgtccATCACAAggttgaaaatgaaacaaaccagCTGCAGGATGGCTCTCTGATTGACCTGTGTGGAGCAACGTTGCTGTGGCGCACAGCAGAAGGGCTTTCGCGCACTCCCACCGTCAAGCACCTGGAGGCGTTGAGGCAGGAGATCAACGCGGCGAGGCCCCAGTGTCCGGTGGGCTTTAACACCTTGGCATTTCCCAGCATGAAGAGAAAAGATGTTGTAGACGAAAAGCAGCCGTGGGTGTACCTGAACTGCGGCCACGTCCACGGCTACCACAACTGGGGAAACAAGGAGGAGAGAGACGGCAAGGATCGAGAGTGTCCCATGTGCCGCTCAGTCGGCCCTTATGTGCCTCTGTGGCTCGGATGTGAAGCGGGATTTTATGTGGATGCGGGACCTCCAACTCACGCGTTCAGCCCGTGCGGCCACGTGTGCTCAGAAAAGACAACTGCTTATTGGTCCCAAATCCCTCTTCCTCATGGTACTCACACTTTTCATGCAGCCTGTCCCTTCTGCGCACATCAGCTGGCTGGTGAGCAAGGTTACATCAGACTCATTTTCCAAGGACCTCTTGACTAACACACGTATAACCGAGGACTGCAGTAAACTGATAAGCTAAGCgattctgatttttaaatcaaCCGTTTTTCGTAATCTCTGGGCTTTGCTGGTTTGCATTAAGATGAAgaattttggtttttttttgttatgacAGCTAAATCCCTCTCTATTGAGAAAGGTCTGCAAATGGAAGAAACAGGGGTAAGAGAGAAGTCCTGCTTGTTTAGTTAATAACTGCTTCTTGAAGAGGTGAAGGAAGTATTGCGGAGTGAATTGAAATGCCTTTCGTTTAATGGTTTTGAATCAAATGCCCCCACAGTATTTGAAAtttgtttccattctttttGTATATGGAGGTTAAGTAGTTCAAAGAGCAGTAGTTTACAGCTTGGATGCAAACATTGTAAAATATATCGTGTATATTAACTCTTTTCTATTTATCTTTATTACTGAAAATGCATAGAATGCGTAGAGTAGCATGGTCATAGTGAGTTACATCCAGCAATTGGATAGTAGAATAGTTCTGGATGGAGAAGGAGGTGAGATGGAAATGgtagaaaaatctttttttaatctgcagtACTGAGTTCTTAGAATagttaaaatactttttgaacAAAGCTAATGCAATTTATGATGGCGTCAAGATGTGCTTTAACCACGTGAAAGGTAGCTGAGAAGGACTTCTGAAAACGTCTTTTTGGTAGGACTGTACTTAAGATCTGgttatgagaaaaatatttaccagaCTCTTTGAATATGCAACTTAGTCTAGATTAAggattttttcctcccttcatGCTAACATGTCTTTATTTAGCATTAGTGACATTTCTGGGGGGTTTTTTCAATGTTAAACTTTAACAAACCTGAAAGATCAGGctcattttgtttcttgctgtttgGGGATGTGAGAAGTGCATGTGCCCATGCCACATGTGATGTGGGGAGCAGTTTGTGAGTGGGCCACAGTCTCCACTTGAGAAAGGTTTTGTCTTCTGCCTTTTGTCTGGCTCCTTGCAGCTGTGCATGTGGGAGCCACCAGTATCGTGTGCTTGCCTATATGCTGCTCTGAGGAGCTGGGTGCAGGTACTCATCTAGGCCACACGTGGAACAAAAGAGAAGCCTGGTACCTGCTGGATGTGTGCTGCATCCTGGCGTCTTCGCACACTTGACCCAGTTGGCAATCTGTTAGGGAAGAGCTTGCACTGGGACTGGCCTCGTAGACTTTGGTGTGGAAAGACTGCATAAGATCTGTTTGCACTGTGGTGGGCCCTAGGTTGTGGTCTCTGTGCTCTCCTTACCCTAACCCTCATTTCCATTCTGTATTCGTCAGGAAAGGCCAGTGCACTACATCCAGCTTTGCTGCTAACCCACCATGTTTAATGGCAAATACacaaactgacttttttttttcaggccaacctcctgttgtttttttcatatgtACTGTATAATTGACGGTAGCAAATCTCCATACTTTATACCTTGCTTTAATTTTCCCTTCCAAAGCTGTTCTAAACTTTTTGGTTTAAAAAGAGATGTATGTTGCTTAGATGTCATGAAATACTTGCTTTCGACTGTCAATTGtttcctcattttttaaaaagaaattatatatattgtTTGGTTCACTCAGGAAATGCATGTGTCAGGAAACTTGTATTATAAGTTCAGTTAGTTGTCATGTACAAGTAACTGCTGTTACTCCCTTTTCATAGAAATATAACTGATTTTGGCATTTTCCAGATTATATGCATTAAGTAATGAAACTTATGCAGCAAGAAACCCCCTGTATTGTAGTTGTTCTAATCATTTTATTCAAACTATGTTATACTgtagtttaatttttatttgcaaattaatTTATTCAAACTATGTGAGTAAACTCTTTTCAAAAATAGAGATTTTGGGATTATCTGTTGCTTTGTTTCCAAGAAATGGGGAGGATGTCTAGAGATGACTTTCATTGTGTTCTGCACGTGTAggttaagataaaaaaaaaaaacaaaaacaactgaagaGTTTAAATGTTCATCATGGTTTGGAAAGGCTCCCTTCAGATCTCGCCTTTCAGCGTGCTTTTATATTTAACCCTACATTAACAAAAGCAAGATTGTTGTTCAAAAGGCAGGTAAATGATCTCTTACTCTGAGTGACTTGAAATTAACGAAGTGCAAGCAAAAATGCCAACCAAGTGGCTGGAATCTTGGAAAACTTCAGGAGCTCTTGATTTCCTTGTCCACAAATTGGATTGACACATCATCTCTGGTCATGATCTTGTTGAATGCAGGattcagaaaaatcagaaaaggaaataacaaaagCTATTAAAGCAGGATGAGTAATACAGAGGCAAATTGTGAAAACAGATTGAGAATTGGACTGCAAGTAACTGCCCGCAGCATACTCACCCcatgttggtggtacagcatGGAACCAACAGTGCTGTTGCAACTGGGTATGCAAAcatctgactgcagagcagaagaggGGCTAATGCCCAGTGCACAACCATTGCTGAACCTCTACCTTATTAAGATGATTCTTTATGCTTCTGTTGTAGTTCTAGCCTCTTCCCCCTCTAAAACAAACATTACAGACTAATGTGTAGTTGCTGAAGAACTGGCTATTTCTCTGGGTAGCATTATGTTAAGATAACCTTTCAGTGCCCTGcgctctgctgcacactgcctgTAGTACGTTTTTCTTGACCCAAGGTGGGCTTGTTTAATCTTGTTTTCAAGTGGCCCTTCAAAAGTCTGAGACGTGGAAATCCCACTGTCAAAAGTAGGATAGCAGTGGTTAAGTAGGCTGAGGAACAATTTCCATAAGCCATGCAAGCTAACTGAAAGCAGTGGCTTTGACTGTGGTTCCTTATTTGAGTTCCCCCAGGCTTCTTTTCTTCAATAAACAATTTAAACAGAAGGTCTCGTACTCCATAAACTGTAAAACAAATGGGAGATTAAAAGTAAAATCATCCCTTTAACACAAACAGCTGACTAAAACTCCCTGAACTTCAAGGCCTTTGCTTCTGTACAGATgtgggagctggaagaagtgcaGGAGGAAGCGCCCTGCTGGCGGTGAGATGACAGCTTGCTTAGCCAAAACCAGCCCCAAATGAAATCTCTGGCCAACTTTCAAAGGTTTATTCAAAAGGAAGGAGGCATTTATGCAACTGGCAAATGAGATGCGACTATTCCCTGGGAGATCACCACAGGTGTGTGGAACTGATGGAGGAATGCTCATGGATGTAAAGTAAACATAGGCCTTTTTCTAGCCTTAGTGTTTTGTGATCATCTGCAAAAATGCAACTGGAAATCAGCATGTAGCTTTAGTTGGTTTGTGcatcactgctgtgctctgtgcactTCTTTGTGTGCTGTGTAATGCAGGTTATCTAATGAGCTAATTTACTTTTCAGCTGTAGGAAATTGCAAGGGTTTAATACTGGTAAAAGGGAGCAGGTTGATACAGCAGCTGGCTAATGAAgcccttttctgttttttttccagagcagaAGCAGGGCAGCTCTTTGTGCACTGActcacagcagtgcagaagaatTAGAGGCTAGGATGTCGCTGGGAACTTTCCCTGGGAAGGGAGTGGGTAGCTGGCACCAACAGAGCACCGTTCCCTGGGCTGACTCAGCCATTGGTTTCAAGCAGCACACCGGGTGCGAGGTGTGCATCTGAGATGTGGGCTGGGGATGAGGTTTTCTAATCCTATCTGTGCTAGGCTTTGTTACGCTTGCAAAAATGAGGCCCGTCTCCAGAAGGGTTTAATGACACGACTGTGATGACATGGCCCTGGTgtcctcctgctctgcactcTGTGAAATGGCATAATGACCCTGTATAGCACGTGTTACCCCTGTCTGAACAGAGGCAACTTCCAGGTCTGATTCTAGGAATAGTTCTGCAATATAAAGTTATTGGGATGGCTACAATTACCTGCCTGCACGCTGTATTTCAAAATGGATTAAGCCTGGCTGTTGAATTAGTGGACATTTTTTGCTCCTTGTCTCAGCTTATGCAAGACTTGCTTCATtctctgaaaacactgacaaaGTTGCTCTGCTTTTAAGTGTAGTATTTGGCTTCAACATAAGGGCTGTGATCATCCTAGAAATGCAAATTCTAGGGCTATTCTTATGGCTGTAGATCACTTACACACGCTGTCCTGCATCCTATGAAAAAGATATGGCAAAACAGGAGCTGCTTGGGCTCCTGTAACTTGTGCTGGGGCCTTTTGGCAAGCTGTTGCTGCTGAAGccaggcagcactgcacctGTCCCTTCCCAGGTGCTGCTCCCATGGAGCAGCAACAGCTCAGGACCCTATTGACTGGCCATGAATAGTGGCAGCGTGTCAAACTTCCGATGTGGTATCGCATGGAAATGTACCCTAAGTCAGAGAAACACTGCCTGTGCTGTTGCACGTGAAACAACCTGGAGCTTCAGctgagctgggtgctgctggttgcaagtctctgctttctgaaagcaatgagatggcagctgcagggagcagagacCCATGCTTTTGTTCCTCAAGCCTAAGCTACCTCTGACAGAGCTGCCTCGGCACTGTGCCTGCAAAGCTGCCACGTGAGGGGTGGCTGGGGCCATGCATTAGTGCAGCATTGGTACCAGAAGTCCCTGTGTGTgaatctttgtggcccttcctTGGTCTCTCAGGAGCAGCTGCcccctctccttttccctttcagccTTGGCAGATGCAGTCCTTCTGTAGCCTCAGCAAGCAGGTGACTGCAGAACAAAGCCTGCAGCTGGCCCTGTTCATGCTGGCTTGTGTGGGATCAGCATaggcaccagctcaggctgcatcACCTGAAGCTGAGCTGTGGGGAAGATGAGTAACCGGAGGCAAAGTGCCAGCTCTGGCAGCCAGGAGCTCCCTGCCCACTCCCTGGCTCCAAGCCGCACCTGTGAGCACAGTGCATCTTGGCCACAACAGGGGAATGTTAGCAGCATGTAGGGGAAGGAATAACAGGGCAGAAAGAAATATCCATAGGTGAGCAGTCAGAGAAGGGCTTCAGTGCTTGGAAACCATAGGCAGTGATCCTTTGCCTCAGAAGGCCTCAGGACCTGTCAATTGTCCTCTGAATCTTCTGAATGAGCACCATCTGGATCCAAAGTAACCGCTTGGTGGAGCAAGCTCCAGCCAGCCCGCAGTTTGGTTTCCAGGGGCAGATTATGTGTGTGTATGGGAGGAATATGAGCAGGGCAAAGAGATGCAGAGCTGCCCGAGTCTTGTACAAACTGTGGCTCAGAAGTTTTTAGAATAAAAGGTGGCATACctggctttttcttccttttacacAAATGCATTTCAGTTCAAATAGGCTTCCAGTACCCAAAAAAACATTTGGCAATGAGTCCTGTGGCTCAGCTGCACATCATGAAGTTCCTTCTATTTGCTTTGAGCCTTGTCGCCTGATGACTTTGCTGAAAATCCAATTTATTGTATCACAGGAGGCAGTGAATAACCATTTCTTCTTTACCTTTTATATGCCACTCTTAattttgctgcaaatgtgcCCACCTGTCCTTGCCTGTCCTACAGTGAATGGATGGATACCAGCACTGGAATCACCCACATGTCTGGCCTGTCCTGTTTGCCTGACTGCTGGCAAGATGCTGAGCTGTGAGCAGAAGCACCAGTAGAGCCTCCTGCCATTGCTGCTGAGGGGCCCACGCAGCTACACAGAGGGGAAGGCAGGGGTGAGGCATCTCACAGCCTCTGTGTGGGTGTGAAAGACCTTACAGATCAAGCAGCGAGGCActttgctgctggcagaggcaACTCCTTTGTATGTGGCAACACCTGCAAGATTGcgatgtttttattttgaatgcttttgctGATACAGTGTCACTTCTGTGGAAACTAAACAGCTCTGAGGTGGGAGTAAATTATTAATCTGCTCTGATTTCTTTCCTCTACCACGTCTATGTATGTAACAGTTCTGCACTGAGatcacacctggaaagctgctgCCTTCTGAAATGCGACGAGTAGAATCCTTTGGAGTTATAGCTGGTACGCACACCAAGTTTGtctgttttccctcttcctcATGGAAAAGTCTCATTAAAAGACTTCTCTTGCAAATCATTTGCATAGCACACAGCTCACTCCTAGGGATTCCCTGGGGGAATGCTTGCATTAAGCATGAGCAGCATGAGGAGGGTAGATAGGAAATGATAATTCACTTATTCAGAC
This genomic stretch from Meleagris gallopavo isolate NT-WF06-2002-E0010 breed Aviagen turkey brand Nicholas breeding stock chromosome 2, Turkey_5.1, whole genome shotgun sequence harbors:
- the PELI1 gene encoding E3 ubiquitin-protein ligase pellino homolog 1 isoform X2; its protein translation is MFSPDQENHPSKAPVKYGELIVLGYNGSLPNGDRGRRKSRFALFKRPKANGVKPSTVHIACTPQAAKAISNKDQHSISYTLSRAQTVVVEYTHDSNTDMFQIGRSTESPIDFVVTDTVPGSQSNSDTQSVQSTISRFACRIICERNPPYTARIYAAGFDSSKNIFLGEKAAKWKTSDGQMDGLTTNGVLVMHPRNGFTEDSKPGVWREISVCGNVFSLRETRSAQQRGKMVENETNQLQDGSLIDLCGATLLWRTAEGLSRTPTVKHLEALRQEINAARPQCPVGFNTLAFPSMKRKDVVDEKQPWVYLNCGHVHGYHNWGNKEERDGKDRECPMCRSVGPYVPLWLGCEAGFYVDAGPPTHAFSPCGHVCSEKTTAYWSQIPLPHGTHTFHAACPFCAHQLAGEQGYIRLIFQGPLD